CGCGAACAACCCATCATCGGCCACTCGCGCCGGGAGGATGACCACGATGCGTAACCTCGTCCTCCAGACGGGCAGCGGAGCCGTCGGCCAGCTCACGGAGTGGGTCACGAATCCGACCTCAGCTGAAGGTGCGGCTCTCTACATCCTGCTCGCGGTACTAGTCGGGATCGGCGGGAAATTCCTCTGGGACTGGTACACCGAAGACGACGAGGAAGAGGTCGAGTTCTCGGATCTGCTCGACGAGGAGACCATCGAACAGGGCGCGGCCGAACGCCAACTTCTCGACGACATCGCCGAGTCACACAAAACGGTGACCGCGCCGGCGGCGATTGAGTGGGAGACGCGCGCGGCACGGGTCGGCGAGCAGTGGACGACGACGCTGTACATCGCTGACTACCCGGACTACCCCAACGACGGCTACCTCTCCGAGCTCTTCGAGATGACGGACGTGCAGTTCGATTTGACGGCCCACATCACGCCGAAGAACCAGGAGCGGGCGCGGAACGAACTGCAGGATATCGCTGACGACCTTCAGGTGGACGCTGACCTTGAACAGAGCGTGCGGAGTGCCTACCTACAGGAACGCGCCAACGAGGCCGCAGCGACGTACAAGGCCGTCGAGAACGGCGCGAATGTCTTCGACCAGGGGATGTTCATCACGGTCCGGGCCGACGAGAAGGAGGACCTCCGCGACGCCGTCCAGAAGGTCAAGAGCGCGCTCCGCGACGACCCGGCGAACCTCACGCCGAAGACGGCGATCTGCCGGCAGGATCTCGCCCTTCAGTCCGCCGCACCCATCGGTGACAACGAGTTCGGGCGGACGTCGATTGCGCTCGGCGGCGCCGTCGGCGCGCTGCTGTCTTCGCCGCACAACGCGACGATCCTCGAGGAGGGCGGCGTCGAATTCGGGATTCACAAAGACAACCAGAGCCCGGTCGTCATCGACCCGTTCGCGCGGGACAACGGGTACGCGATGTTCACCGTCGGCGACACCGGCTCAGGGAAGTCGTTCAGTTCGAAGCAGAACTTCATCCGGTCGATCGAGCAGAGCAAGGACCGTATCGGCATCATCCTCGAGCCGTTGAACAACTGGGCGGGGGTCGCCGAAGCGCTCGATGCCAAACGCATCACGGTCGGCGGGACGCTCGGCTTGAACCCCTTGGAGATTCGGGAGACGCCCGAGCACGTCCAGCGGGCGATGGGCGAGGACGCGAGCCCGTTCAACGAGAAGCTCGACGACGCGATGAGCTTCCTCACGAACTTCTTCGCGCTTCGCGGCATCTCGCTGGGTGACCGGCGGACGACGCTGGAACTCGGGCTCAAGCGGGCGTACAAGCGCAACGGCATCACCGACGACATCTCCACACACGACAACCCGAGCCCGACGATTCAGGATATGATGGACGTCTTCGAGGACATGGTTGACGACCCCGAGGAGTTCGTCGTCCGGTCCGACGAGGAGGCGGGGAAGATCAAAGAGGACGCGACGTGGCTCCTCGATCAGCTTCGGCCCTTCGAGGACGACGGTCGCCACGCCAACCTCGGCCAAGAGTCCGACTTCGACATTCGCGACGAGAAGGTCATCTACCTCGACCTCGCTCAGCAGGAGGGCAGCGTCGACAGCAGCACGGCGCTGACGATGCAGCTCCTGATCTCGCTGGTGTACGAGCGGGCGAAAGTCTCGGAGAAGGAGGTCGTGTTCTACATCGACGAGGCACGCTACATCATGCAGGACGCCGCGAGCCTGGCGTTCCTCGAAACGGTGTTCCGCCACCACCGGCACCACGACCTCTCGATCCGGCTGGTCACGCAGACCGTCGACGAGTTCTTCGAGCACGCCGAGAGCGAGGCCATCCTGGATCAGTGTGCGGTCAAGCAGTTCCACCGCCTCGACGGGATGGACGAAGAGTGGGCCGACGAGTTCGGATTGAACTACGCGCAGATGCGGTTCGTCCAGGATGCCGTGCCCGGCAACGAGGACGCCGGCTTCTCCGAGGCGCTGGTGGGCGTCGACGGCGAGTGGCGCGGCATCCAGGTCAAAGCGATGCCCAAGGAGAAGCAGGTCATCGACTTCGACCCGACCTCACAGGTCCGATCCTCGCTGCCCGGCGCCGGCGACGACGCCGTCGATACCGAGATGCAGGAGTTCCAGGACGAGCTCGAGCATCGAGCAACGAACGGAACGAACGAAACGAGCGGACCGAACGAGGAATCAGACGCCGTCGAAGCTGAGCCAGACGGCGGATCAACGGAGGGGACCAACGATGGCTGAGTACCTGCGCGTCACGCCGACATCCGAGCGACTTGACCCGGAGAGCATCCCCCGAGTCCTCGACAGCCTCCACAAGCTGACCACGCCCGGCTCGTCGGGCCTCGGGGCGAAGCTGAACCCACTCCACAGTGAGACCCCACCCCGGTTCGAGTTCCTCGCAATCAGTGATGGCCCCGACGACCCGGTGGAGTTCTTCTACGGGGCCGATGCGCACCTCGATACGCTCGAGAAGCGCCTCCGTTCCATCTATCCAAGCACGTTCGACATCGAGCGCGTCGACGTCGACGTCGCCGCTCGGCTCATTCAGCCAGTCGAGTTCACACCGCAGGAATTCGTCGACCACTACGAGGCCGGGCGGCTGCAGTACGAGTTTGGCTCGGCAGACCAGTACGACATCGTCGACGAGGAATCAGCGGACTCCGAGGCAGCCGAAGCCGACCCCGTTGTCGACGGCGGTACAGCAGCCACGAGCGTCCCCGATCATCACGTGACTGTCGGGGACTCAGCCCTGGAACTAGCGCCGCCCGATGCACTTCCAGACGACGAGGAAGAGCGACGGGCCATCGAGAAGCCGACGATGACACCGGCGGGAACCATTCTGGCTCGCCCGGCCCAAGACGCCGTCTCGCCTCTCGGGGTCCGGTGGTGTGGCTCCGCGTCGCGGAAGCAGGACTGGATGACCTCGCTGACGCCGTTCACAGCGGAGGAAACGAACGGCGATCTCTCGTCCGTCGACGAGCCCGGCGCGGCGCTGGCGTCGCTAATCGACCATCTGATGGAGGCGACAGCGCCGACCGCGTTCCAAGTCGTCTTCCAACGGCGTGCCAGCTGGCAGTCCGACGCGGAGGTGCGGAAAGAGGATCTCGTCGACGGCCGGGATACGTTCTTCCAGGAGGTCGTCGGGTCGCTGCTCGAGGTCGAGGACCAGCGGAGCGACCAGGACGACCGGCAGCTCAGCGAGGCCGTCGAGAAGCGCATCGAGTACATCGACGCGAAAAACGCCAAACGGTCGTTCACGGTCAACATCCGGGCCGTCGGTGTCCCCACCGACGACACCCACGACGACCTCGATGGCCGGATGGACTCGCTCCTCCCGGTGTTCGATCCGCTTGATGGACCGTTCTACGAGGTCGATGGACAACGCCTCCGGGACAGCGGCTTCCGTGAGAAAACGAAGGTGAAGAAGGCACGAGCCGCTCTTCAGCGCCTCCTCAATCGCGAGTTGACGACGGGCCGGGGGAAGACACGCCCCGAGCTGGTCCTCTGTGGAACGGAGCTCGCGAACTTCGTCCTCGTCCCTTCCTCCGAACAGTTGACGGTCGAGGGGACACGGGGAACGAGGGCCGAACAGCAGAGTCGGAACCCGCTCCCGTGGCCGAACCCGGATCTGATCCAGCAGTTCCAAGACGGGATGGCCATCGGCTACGCGCTCGACGAGAACGGTGAGCCACGGCCGGACCCCATCCGGATTCCGCCGGACCTGTTGCCGACGCATTACGGCCGGTTCGCGTCGACGGGCGGCGGGAAGTCGAAGGCCATCATCAACGACGCTCTTTCGCTTCGCGAGTCGACGGGTGGCCCCGTCGTCCTCGTCGATCCGAAGGGTGACGGGATGTGTGAGAACTACCTGCGCTGCCACTACGAACGATTTGGGGGCCTCGACGACGTCTACCACTTCCGCGTCCCGGAGACAATCCCCGCGTTCTCCTTCTTCGACATCCGCCCCGCGCTCGAGGCCGGTCGCAACCGAGAGGACGCGATTCAGGACAAGGTCGACCACTTCCACGACATCCTCCGGATGATTATGGGTCGCGAGCAGTACGGGCAGGCGTTCGTCGCGAACGAGATTCTGAGCTATCTGATCAAGGCGCTGTTCGACGAGGAGTACGGGAGCGACGTGTTCGGGCTGGACGACCTCTTCGCTGCTGCCCTCCGGATGCAGCGCGACCAGACGATTCCCCCGGTCTCAGCGGACAACCAGAACATCGAGGAATCGCTGACGCGCCACTTCGCGAAGGACAACCACCAGTTCCAGGTGTCGATGGACGCCGTCGGGAACCGCCTCGACAAGCTCAAAGAGGACGCGCATCTCCGGCGGATCTTCAGCCACGTCCCCGAGCAGAACGACGCCGGCGAGTACGTCGACAACCGCTTCGACTTCCGCGAGTTCCTCGACGAAGACGCTACCATCATCTTCGACCTCGGCGACCTGCGGCCGGAGGCCCAGCGAGCGATCACGCTCCTACTGCTGAGCAACCTCTGGGACGCCGTCCAGGTGCGCCGGCGCGACGGCCAGACCGACTACGAGAACCTCACGAACCTCATCATCGAGGAGGCGGCGCCGGTCGCGTCGACGAAACTAGTCTCCGAGCAGCTACTGCCGCAGGGCCGGTCGTTCGGGCTGAGTATGGGGCTCGTGATGCAGTTCCCTGAACAGGTGCGGAACCGGAACGAGCGGGCCTACGACGAGGTGCTGAACAACATTAAGACGAAGCTCATCGGCAACATCTCGATCGAGCGCGACCTCGCAGAGTCGCTTGCCCACGAGGACCTCTCTCCGACCGAACTCCGCAACCGGATCAACACGCTGCCGAGCGGCGAGTGGATTGCGCAACTCCCGAGTCCGTCGTTCGGGGAGACTGGTCCGCCACCGTTTTCGCTGCAGCCGCTCCCGATTGCGCCGGGGCATCCAGAAAGCGACCAGCCGCTCACAGAGCCCCAGGAAGACCATTTCGAGTCCGTGTCCCGGCCACGAATGGTCGAGCGGACACAGGCCCAGTACGGGCTGACAGAGCCGACAGAGTCGAGCACTTCCCCAGAGGAGACTGGCTGGGGGAGTACGGGGGCCGAGATGACGGGTGCGGCTGCCGACGGCGACTCAGGAACGGACCCGACGCAATCCGCGTTCATCAGCGAATCGACGACCGAGGACGCGTCGACGTCGACCTCCCAGCCCGAGACGGACAGCGACCCAGATGCAGGCGAGTCAGCGATGAGCCCCCTGTTCGGGCAGGCCACCGAGACGGACGAGGAACCAGCTGGTGACCAAGCAACGCAGCCGGAGAACGGGGCAACGCCCGTCCAAGAAAGCAGCGTGCCCGTCCCCGATGACGAACTCCGACAACGCGGGCTCAGCCGTGACGACGTTCGGTTCCTGAATCGGGTCCTCGACGTGATGAACCGGGAGGACGACGAGTACACGCTACTGGACAGGATGAGCCAGCTCCGGGACGAATACGACGACCTCCATATAGAGCGGCTCACAGAGCAGGATCTCCTGGAAGCGGACTCCGCTGCCGGGCGCAAGTACTACACCGTCCTCCCCGACGGTCGAGACCTCCTGGGGAGAGAATTGAAGGCGGGGCCAGGAGCGGGTGATCTCGGCGAGAAAACGCCACACAAGGTTGGCGTCCGGCTCCTCGAGCTGTGGCTCCAGCAGCGGGACGACGTCGGTCGCGTGGACCCGTACTACGAAACCGACGACGGCACGGTACTGGATGTGGCCGGCTTCGACGCGGACGGCGATCTCGTCTGGGCCGGCGAAGCAGAGCTCGCGAGTAACAACCGGCACGCCCCGGTCGAGGATTACGACAAACTCAGCGCGGTGGATGCGGACGCGATCTGGGCCTTCAACAATCGCGAGACGGCGCTCGACGTCCTGGAGAGCCTTGCCGACGCGGATCGGATCGACGAGCGGGTCAGCGGGCGGGCGGCACGGTCGTTCGCGACCATCAGAGACGCTGTCGACGACTTCGACGCTGCGGGCTTGACCACCGTTCGGGGCTTCAAAAATCTCGATCAAGAACTCAACCAGTGACATCCTCACCCGCCCTAACGGACGGAGCTTCCTACAAGGGAACCGGTCTCAGAGGTTTCGGAACCGTACTCCGAGAGAGTCATCTGTCGGGGTTCCCGACTCGCCTCTCGGCGTTCCGCGGCCCTGTCACAGGGGCTCCCATTCCGTGGCGTGTCATCGCGCTCCGATTTCCAAGGAACGCTCTCACCCCACGGATCAACGCAGCGAGCGATGTTCGCCGCGGCGTTGATATCGGCTTGGAACGTGGTGATGTGGCACTCGTCGTTCGTACAACGGAATTCAGCCTGTTCGTCACGGCGGCCGACGTGACCGCACGCATGGCAAATCTGCGAGGTATAGTGTGGTTGGACGTGCTCCACCGGAATCCCTGCCTCGAGTGCCTTGTCCTCGATTCGACCTTGCAGTTGAGCGAAGGCCCACGAGTGCAGCCGTCGGTTCATGTACGCGCCGTAATCCAAGTTCTCACGGATGTACGACAGATTCTCGAGTACGATTACTGGATCGTCGAATTGGCGGGCGTATTCGACGGCCTCATGCGAGGCTTTCTCGACGATATCCGTGAGCGCATTCTGGTGGTAGCCGAATCGTTCCTCGATTCGCCAGTCGGCGGCACCACGTTCTTGCAGGCGTTGCAGCGTAGTATACATCTCCTTGCGGAGGTGTCGGGCCCGGCCACCATCGATCAACAGTGGCTTCGTCGGCGTTTCGCGTTGCAGGGCACAGCCCGTGATCAACGCACTTTCGCCGATATCGAATCCGATGAAGGTCGGATCTTCGTCCGGTTCGGGATCGTCGACGGTGTACTTGACGGAGACATGCAGTGTCCACGTACTCCAATTTTGGATCAATCGGAATTCGCCGACAGAGACCTCACCATCGAGCACGTCAAACCAGAGCGATTCCTGTGCGGGATTAATCCGCAACGGGATCCAAAAGGCGTTGCCACGGCCTGCTTGCGGGACCCGCCAGCAGAACTCGTACTCACGGCTTGGCGAATGATCGAGACGGAAACCGCGGTTGGTGAATCGAACTGGGTGATCCTCATCCAGTTCCTCAGCGTCGAAGGTCTCCCGAAGCTGAGGAACGTACTGTTTGAGCGCGTCCTTGGCGTAGGAGGTAAGGTCGTAGTCGGTGACGATGTCGTTGACCGCCGATTGCGTTTCCGCCCCGCTCTCGAAGGCAGTATGGAGTGCGTCGCGGTACGTCGCTACAGTGTCCTCAAGCCGACGCTGTTTGTGTGCCGTCGGCGGGACTGTCGACGCCTCAAGCGTCTTCGAGACGGTTCGTTTGGCGGCCATCCGACGGTGAACAGTAGTACCGTAACACACAAAAAGGACACGGTAAACTCACGTATGTATGGGGAAAGAAGTCCGGTTTACAGTAAGCGACGACCAGCACGCGCGCCTCAGCGAACTCAAGGACGAACGCGGTTACACTTGGAAGGGGCTGATGCTCGAGGGCACGAAGTGCTTGGAACGCGAGGACTCGTAGAGGGCCGACAATCAGTCAACTGGGGGAGTCATCTGCGCCATGAACGGCGCCGTCTCCCGCTGGAGGAACAATGACCTGGCGACAGGCGACCCGCGAGGAGCTTTACGACTACTACGCCGAGGAGTTCCCCCGCTATCTGGATGACCTGCCGGAATTCATCACGGCGACCGGCCCGAAACAGTACGCCGTCGCCTTCCGAGAGCCCCATCCGGTGCGCAAAGACGAGGTGCCGGACAAGGACTTCATCCGGCGGGATACGTGGCAAACAGATGCGTCGGGCGACCGAACAACGCCCGAGTTCGACGACTTCGAGGACGTCGTCGAGTTCATACGCCACCCAGCTCGCAACGACCCGCTGGGGCGGAGCGAGTTCGCGCTTGCTGATCCGGAGGTGCTGGAGAAACCGGACCCACGGCCCGACGCCGTCTACTACGCGCTGGATCACTGGGAACGACCGTGGGTCCTCCTCGTCGACATCGACGCCAAAGAGATCGCCCGAGACCGAGCGGACGAGATGGTGTCGGCGGCCGTCGATGATCAGGACGACGATGCGCTCCTCGACGCTGCGGGGATCCTCGACGCCGCTCCCGAGGGGTATCCGTACGCCTTCGAAGACATCGACCGCGCCATCGAATACGGGTTCGAGGTGCGCGACATCTTCGAGGACGATTTCGACGCCGAGGAGACGATGGTGGTGTACAGCGGGCAGGGGGTCCATGTCTACCTGCTGGATACCGGCCCGGCGCACCGATACGACGAGCAGAGTCGCGAGGTGTTGAACGACCTCCTCCTCGAGACATACGACATCCCGATCGACCCCGTCGTGACGGCCGACCGCCGGCGTGTGGCCCGCCTGCCCTACTCGCTGCACGCCGACGTCTGTAGCATCGTCCAACCCATCGAGAGCCCAGCGTTCGACGTTCGGTCGGCGACACCGGAGGTAATCGACGAATGAGTCCGAGTACACCTACCGACGACGAGGACACGGCGTATCGAGTTGCGGCACTCCCGTTGGAGTACGGGGATACCCGCATCAACCAGCTGTTTACGCGTGGCTACAACCGATACGTCGTCGACGGCGAGGACCAACCCGAGGACCTCGTGAACGACATCGAGCGGTTCGGGACGGCGGCGTTCAAAGAGCAGGTTCGTGCCGACGCCGCTGATGAGCCGTTCGTCGACGAACCGGGGACGCTCGCTGTGCTCGCGACGCTGAGTGCGATCTGTGTGAAAGAGCACCCGAAGTTCGAGCACGCGTCACCCCGGAACATCCAGGT
This genomic window from Haloplanus sp. GDY1 contains:
- a CDS encoding VirB4 family type IV secretion system protein, translated to MTTMRNLVLQTGSGAVGQLTEWVTNPTSAEGAALYILLAVLVGIGGKFLWDWYTEDDEEEVEFSDLLDEETIEQGAAERQLLDDIAESHKTVTAPAAIEWETRAARVGEQWTTTLYIADYPDYPNDGYLSELFEMTDVQFDLTAHITPKNQERARNELQDIADDLQVDADLEQSVRSAYLQERANEAAATYKAVENGANVFDQGMFITVRADEKEDLRDAVQKVKSALRDDPANLTPKTAICRQDLALQSAAPIGDNEFGRTSIALGGAVGALLSSPHNATILEEGGVEFGIHKDNQSPVVIDPFARDNGYAMFTVGDTGSGKSFSSKQNFIRSIEQSKDRIGIILEPLNNWAGVAEALDAKRITVGGTLGLNPLEIRETPEHVQRAMGEDASPFNEKLDDAMSFLTNFFALRGISLGDRRTTLELGLKRAYKRNGITDDISTHDNPSPTIQDMMDVFEDMVDDPEEFVVRSDEEAGKIKEDATWLLDQLRPFEDDGRHANLGQESDFDIRDEKVIYLDLAQQEGSVDSSTALTMQLLISLVYERAKVSEKEVVFYIDEARYIMQDAASLAFLETVFRHHRHHDLSIRLVTQTVDEFFEHAESEAILDQCAVKQFHRLDGMDEEWADEFGLNYAQMRFVQDAVPGNEDAGFSEALVGVDGEWRGIQVKAMPKEKQVIDFDPTSQVRSSLPGAGDDAVDTEMQEFQDELEHRATNGTNETSGPNEESDAVEAEPDGGSTEGTNDG
- a CDS encoding ATP-binding protein, whose protein sequence is MAEYLRVTPTSERLDPESIPRVLDSLHKLTTPGSSGLGAKLNPLHSETPPRFEFLAISDGPDDPVEFFYGADAHLDTLEKRLRSIYPSTFDIERVDVDVAARLIQPVEFTPQEFVDHYEAGRLQYEFGSADQYDIVDEESADSEAAEADPVVDGGTAATSVPDHHVTVGDSALELAPPDALPDDEEERRAIEKPTMTPAGTILARPAQDAVSPLGVRWCGSASRKQDWMTSLTPFTAEETNGDLSSVDEPGAALASLIDHLMEATAPTAFQVVFQRRASWQSDAEVRKEDLVDGRDTFFQEVVGSLLEVEDQRSDQDDRQLSEAVEKRIEYIDAKNAKRSFTVNIRAVGVPTDDTHDDLDGRMDSLLPVFDPLDGPFYEVDGQRLRDSGFREKTKVKKARAALQRLLNRELTTGRGKTRPELVLCGTELANFVLVPSSEQLTVEGTRGTRAEQQSRNPLPWPNPDLIQQFQDGMAIGYALDENGEPRPDPIRIPPDLLPTHYGRFASTGGGKSKAIINDALSLRESTGGPVVLVDPKGDGMCENYLRCHYERFGGLDDVYHFRVPETIPAFSFFDIRPALEAGRNREDAIQDKVDHFHDILRMIMGREQYGQAFVANEILSYLIKALFDEEYGSDVFGLDDLFAAALRMQRDQTIPPVSADNQNIEESLTRHFAKDNHQFQVSMDAVGNRLDKLKEDAHLRRIFSHVPEQNDAGEYVDNRFDFREFLDEDATIIFDLGDLRPEAQRAITLLLLSNLWDAVQVRRRDGQTDYENLTNLIIEEAAPVASTKLVSEQLLPQGRSFGLSMGLVMQFPEQVRNRNERAYDEVLNNIKTKLIGNISIERDLAESLAHEDLSPTELRNRINTLPSGEWIAQLPSPSFGETGPPPFSLQPLPIAPGHPESDQPLTEPQEDHFESVSRPRMVERTQAQYGLTEPTESSTSPEETGWGSTGAEMTGAAADGDSGTDPTQSAFISESTTEDASTSTSQPETDSDPDAGESAMSPLFGQATETDEEPAGDQATQPENGATPVQESSVPVPDDELRQRGLSRDDVRFLNRVLDVMNREDDEYTLLDRMSQLRDEYDDLHIERLTEQDLLEADSAAGRKYYTVLPDGRDLLGRELKAGPGAGDLGEKTPHKVGVRLLELWLQQRDDVGRVDPYYETDDGTVLDVAGFDADGDLVWAGEAELASNNRHAPVEDYDKLSAVDADAIWAFNNRETALDVLESLADADRIDERVSGRAARSFATIRDAVDDFDAAGLTTVRGFKNLDQELNQ
- a CDS encoding DNA primase, whose translation is MTWRQATREELYDYYAEEFPRYLDDLPEFITATGPKQYAVAFREPHPVRKDEVPDKDFIRRDTWQTDASGDRTTPEFDDFEDVVEFIRHPARNDPLGRSEFALADPEVLEKPDPRPDAVYYALDHWERPWVLLVDIDAKEIARDRADEMVSAAVDDQDDDALLDAAGILDAAPEGYPYAFEDIDRAIEYGFEVRDIFEDDFDAEETMVVYSGQGVHVYLLDTGPAHRYDEQSREVLNDLLLETYDIPIDPVVTADRRRVARLPYSLHADVCSIVQPIESPAFDVRSATPEVIDE
- a CDS encoding transposase, which gives rise to MAAKRTVSKTLEASTVPPTAHKQRRLEDTVATYRDALHTAFESGAETQSAVNDIVTDYDLTSYAKDALKQYVPQLRETFDAEELDEDHPVRFTNRGFRLDHSPSREYEFCWRVPQAGRGNAFWIPLRINPAQESLWFDVLDGEVSVGEFRLIQNWSTWTLHVSVKYTVDDPEPDEDPTFIGFDIGESALITGCALQRETPTKPLLIDGGRARHLRKEMYTTLQRLQERGAADWRIEERFGYHQNALTDIVEKASHEAVEYARQFDDPVIVLENLSYIRENLDYGAYMNRRLHSWAFAQLQGRIEDKALEAGIPVEHVQPHYTSQICHACGHVGRRDEQAEFRCTNDECHITTFQADINAAANIARCVDPWGESVPWKSERDDTPRNGSPCDRAAERREASREPRQMTLSEYGSETSETGSLVGSSVR